TGGTCGACGTCGGCGTGCAACCGACGCCCGTGCTGTACTTTGCGCCGCACCACTTCCGTCTCGGCGGCCACATGATGATCACCGGCAGCCACAATCCGCCTGGCGACAACGGCTTCAAGTTGGCGTTGGCGTCCGGACCGCTGTACGGCGACGGCCTCGCCGCGCTGCGCGCGCAGATCGCAGCGGGCGACTTCGACACGGGCCGGGGGCGCGCGGTCGACCGCGACGCCCTCGCCCCGTACATCGACGCATGCGCGCGGTCGTTGCGGCTCGGCCCGCGCCGGTTCGGCGTCGTGGTCGACGCCGGCAACGGCGCGGGTGGCCCGGCCGCCCTACGCCTGTACCGAGCGCTCGGGTTCGACCCCGAGCCGCTATACTGCGAGCCTGACGGGCACTTTCCGCATCACCATCCAGACCCGACGGTGCCGGACAACTTGCGCGATTTGTGCGCGCGCGTCGCAGCCACCGGTGCCGAGGTCGGCATCGCGCTCGACGGCGACGCCGACCGGGTGGGCGTCGTCGACGGAACCGGACGAATTCTGTGGGGAGATCAACTCATGATCTTGTTCGCGCGCGCCATCTTGCGCGAGCGACCGGGCGCGACCTTCATCGCGGAGGTCAAGTGCTCGCAGGCGCTGTTCGACGAAATCGAGGCCGCGGGCGGCCGCGCGATCATGTGGAAGGTGGGCCACTCGTTCATCAAGGCGAAGATGAACGAGGTCAGCGCGGCGCTCGCCGGTGAGATGAGCGGCCACATGTTCTTCGCCGACCGCTACTTCGGCTACGACGACGGGATCTACGCCGGCGCGCGTCTGCTCGAGCTGCTGTCGCACTCCGACGTACCGCTCTCCGAACTCGCCGCCGCGCTGCCGGCCGCGGTCAACACCCCGGAGCTGCGCATCGACTGCCCGGACGGGGACAAGTTCGCGGTCGTCTCTCGCGCTGCCACGATCCTCGCCGGCCACCCGCAGGTGCGCCGCATCGTCGACGTCGACGGCGCGCGCGCGGTGTTCGACGGGGGCTGGGGGCTGATCCGCGCGTCGAACACCGGGCCGGTCCTCGTCCTGCGGTGCGAAGCGGTCGACGCCGAACGGCTGGCCGAGATCCGCGCCATCGTCGAGGACGCCGTCCGTGCTGCGCGGGAGCAGGTGTGATGGGCGGCGCACACCGACTGCCGGTCGCGGTCGGCGTCGACCTCGGCGGCACCCATCTGCGAGCCGCCGTCGTGCAGGGCGACCGCATCCGACTGCGCCACCGCGAACCGGTCGGAAACGACCGCGACCCGCGGTCGATCGCGGCGCGCATCGCTGCGTTCGTCTCCCGCCATGCGCCGCCCGGCGCGCCGGTCGGCGTCGGCGTGGCCGCGATGCTGCGCGGGTTCGACGGATTCGTCGCGCACTCGCCGCACCTCGGCTGGCGCGACGAGCCGTTCGGAGCGGCGCTGCGGCGCCAGTTGCCAGGTCGGCCGATCGGCGTCTACAACGACGTCAACGCCGTCACCTTCGGCGAGTACGCGGCGGGCGCGGGCCGCGGATCGCGCGACGTGGTCGCCGTGTTCGTCGGCACCGGCGTCGGCGGCGGCGCGGTGCTGTCGGGCCGCCTGCTCACCGGGTTCAGCAACACGTGCGCCGAACTCGGCCATCTCAAGGTCGTCCTGACCGACGATGCCCGGCTGTGCAACTGCGGCCTGCGCGGCTGCGTCGAGGCGTACTGCGGCGGCAGTTACCTGCTGGCACGGTTTCGCGAAGAACTCGCCGCCGGCGCCCGGTCCGCCGCGGTGGACCTCGCCGGAGGCGATCCCGAAGCCGTGACGGCAGCCCACGTCGACGCCGCGGCGCGCGCCGGCGACCCGTGGGCCGCGGGCCTGTGGCGCGAGATCGCGCCACTTTTGGGCGTCGCGATCGCCAACACGTGCACCGCGTTCAACCCGGAGGTGGTCGTGCTCGGCGGCGGCGTGATCGACCGCGCGCCGACGCTCACGCAGTGGGCGATCGATGCCTGCATGCGGTGGGTCAACCCGCCGGCGCGCGTCGGCCTGCGCATCGAGCGCGCCGCCCTGGGCGACGACGCCGGCGTCATCGGGTCCGCCCGGCTGGCGGCCGAGGGCGTCCACTGCGCCGCGGCGTGAGGTCACCCGTCGACGCGCAGGTCCCGCGCGAGCCGCTGCACCTCGGCGCGCGTCAGGCCGGTCGTCGCCGTCAGCCGTAGTTCCGGACGGCGGCCGCTGCCGAGTTCGGACACCGACAAACGCAAGATGCCATCGACGTTGATCGTGAAATCGACGGCGACGAGCACCTCGCCGGCGGGCGCGCGCGTCAGGCCGGTGCACAGGTAGCGG
This is a stretch of genomic DNA from Deltaproteobacteria bacterium. It encodes these proteins:
- a CDS encoding phosphomannomutase/phosphoglucomutase; amino-acid sequence: MTEVNPDIFRAYDIRGDADRDLADDVCRAIGRAFGTVARRAGATSIALGRDARLSSPRIHAAARDGLVSTGIEVVDVGVQPTPVLYFAPHHFRLGGHMMITGSHNPPGDNGFKLALASGPLYGDGLAALRAQIAAGDFDTGRGRAVDRDALAPYIDACARSLRLGPRRFGVVVDAGNGAGGPAALRLYRALGFDPEPLYCEPDGHFPHHHPDPTVPDNLRDLCARVAATGAEVGIALDGDADRVGVVDGTGRILWGDQLMILFARAILRERPGATFIAEVKCSQALFDEIEAAGGRAIMWKVGHSFIKAKMNEVSAALAGEMSGHMFFADRYFGYDDGIYAGARLLELLSHSDVPLSELAAALPAAVNTPELRIDCPDGDKFAVVSRAATILAGHPQVRRIVDVDGARAVFDGGWGLIRASNTGPVLVLRCEAVDAERLAEIRAIVEDAVRAAREQV
- a CDS encoding ROK family protein, with product MGGAHRLPVAVGVDLGGTHLRAAVVQGDRIRLRHREPVGNDRDPRSIAARIAAFVSRHAPPGAPVGVGVAAMLRGFDGFVAHSPHLGWRDEPFGAALRRQLPGRPIGVYNDVNAVTFGEYAAGAGRGSRDVVAVFVGTGVGGGAVLSGRLLTGFSNTCAELGHLKVVLTDDARLCNCGLRGCVEAYCGGSYLLARFREELAAGARSAAVDLAGGDPEAVTAAHVDAAARAGDPWAAGLWREIAPLLGVAIANTCTAFNPEVVVLGGGVIDRAPTLTQWAIDACMRWVNPPARVGLRIERAALGDDAGVIGSARLAAEGVHCAAA